The proteins below come from a single Tribolium castaneum strain GA2 chromosome 9, icTriCast1.1, whole genome shotgun sequence genomic window:
- the LOC655521 gene encoding trypsin-7, whose product MPPNSIFVQLLAILAMQTKCEPQTPQARIVGGSTIVIEDVPFIVSIQYQSQHFCGGSIIKPNKIITAAHCTDGREASDFSIRAGSTMRESGGQVAQVKKIYQNPNFNTNVNDYDVSILELASNLSFSNTISPITLAQQEIDPNSRAFTFGWGTFRSDSSRLAPELQSVALRIVDKDTCQESYEQMPITERMVCAGSQNGGKDACQGDSGGPLVVDNVLVGITSYGSGCGDPDFPGVYSNVSALQDYIKQYL is encoded by the exons ATGCCACCAAATTCGATATTCGTCCAACTTCTTGCAATTTTGG CAATGCAAACAAAATGCGAACCTCAAACCCCTCAAGCACGAATTGTTGGAGGTTCAACTATTGTCATTGAAGATGTCCCTTTCATAGTCTCCATCCAATACCAAAGCCAGCATTTTTGTGGAGGCTCCATAATAAAGCCAAACAAAATTATCACAGCTGCTCATTGCACTGATGG GAGAGAAGCGTCCGATTTTTCAATTAGAGCAGGCTCCACAATGCGTGAATCAGGTGGTCAAGTAGCAcaagtgaaaaaaatctacCAAAATCCCAACTTTAATACCAATGTTAATGACTACGACGTGTCAATTCTTGAACTGGCTTCAAATCTCTCGTTTAGCAACACTATCTCGCCCATAACTTTAGCCCAGCAAGAAATCGATCCAAATTCTCGAGCTTTTACGTTTGGTTGGGGCACTTTTCGATCGGATAGTTCCAGACTTGCACCAGAATTACAAAGTGTAGCGCTTCGAATTGTTGATAAAGATACCTGCCAGGAATCGTACGAGCAAATGCCCATAACGGAGCGAATGGTGTGTGCTGGGTCACAAAATGGAGGAAAGGATGCGTGTCAAGGGGATTCAGGAGGCCCTTTGGTTGTGGATAATGTCCTTGTTGGAATCACGTCATATGGGTCAGGGTGTGGCGATCCTGACTTTCCTGGAGTTTATTCTAATGTGAGTGCGCTACAAGACTACATTAAACAATATCTATGA